In Gemmatimonadota bacterium, the genomic window GGTGGGCGCCCCGCCCAACCAGAAGATGTACTGGCCCATCTACGCGAAGTGCGTGGAGCTCTCGCTGCCGGTCGCGATCCAGGTCGGGCACACGGGGCCGCTTCTGCCCTCGGAGGCGGGACGCCCGATCTATCTGGACGAGGTCGCCCTCGCCTTCCCCGAGCTCGTGATCCTCGGCTGTCACATCGGTCAGCCCTGGCACGAAGAGATGATGATCCTGGCCTGGAAGCACCCGAACGTGTACGTCGAGACGAGTGCGCGCACGCCCAAGCATTGGCCCGAGGAGTTCGTGAAGTTCGCGAGTACCTACGGTCAGGACAAGGTGCTCTGGGCGACGGACTACCCGCTGCTCACCTTCGACCGCACGCTCAAGGAGCTGCGCGAGCTCGGTGTCTCCGACACGGCCTATCGAAAGATCGTGCGCGACAACACGATTCGCGCCTTCGGCCTGGAGGGCTGACGTGGACCTGGGCTACGCCTTCCGCCCGCTGGAGAGGACATGACGGCACCGCTGCGACTCGAGAGCAAGGACGGCATCGCGACGATCACGCTGGCCCAGCCCGAGCGGATGAACGCGCTCAGCTTCGGGATGCTCGATGCCCTGGTGGACGCGCTGGACACGGTCCGGCGCAGCGACGATCGGGTCCTCGTCCTCGGCGCGGAAGGCCGCGCCTTCTGTGCGGGCGCCGACCGCTCAGAAATGACCCTGCGCAAGCCCGCCGAGTGGGAGCCGATCGTCGACCACTACCTGGATCCCGTGCGCCGCATTGCGGACCTCGACATCCCGGTGATCGCGAAGCTCCAGGGCGATACCGTGGGGGGTGGCTTCGGACTCGCGATCGCCTGCGACTTCCGCATCGCGGTCGAGGGCATCCGACTAGGCGCGCCCTTCGTCCGCATCGGTCTCGCCGGCTGCGACATGTCGGCCGGCTACTACCTGCCCCGCCTCATCCCCCTCGGCGCCGCCACGGAGATGATGATGACCGGAAAGCTCGTGCGCACCGACGAGGCTCTCGCACTCGGGCTCGTCCACCGGGTGGTTGCCGCCGAGGATCTCGACACTGAAGTCGAAGCACTGGCCGAGCGCCTGCGCAGCGGTCCGCCCATCGCGCTGGCCTTCACGAAGCGCGCAATCCGCCGCTCGCTCGATCTCGATCGCGACGCAGAGTTCGACTACGAGGTGTTCGCCCAGGTGAACTGCATCCAGACCGAGGATCACCAGGAGGGGGTCCGGGCCTTCTTCGACGAGAAGCGCGCGCCGGTCTTCAAGGGACGCTGAGATGGCCGAGCCCGACTTCTACCTCTCCGACGAGCAGCGCGAGCTGCAGCGGACCCTCCGGGAGTTCGTGGCGAAGGAGATCGCACCGATCGCCGCCGCCTGCGACGCCGAGGAACGGTATCCGGTGAAGCTCTTCCCGAAGCTGGGAGAGCTCGGCTACCTGGGCCTGCGCTTCCCCGAGGAAGTCGGCGGATCGGGGGGCAGCTGCCTGGACTACGCGATCCTGTGCGAGGAGCTGGCCTACGGCTCCGCGGGCATCGCGCTTGGAATCTACGTTCATATGGCGCTCGCCTGTGCGGCGCTCGAAGCCTTCGGCAGCGAGACGCTGAAGAAGACGTGGCTGCCGCCCGCGCTGCGGGGCGAGAAGATCGGGGCGTGGGCCTTCGCCGAAGCCGGCGCCGGGTCCGACGCCGGCTCCGTGGCGACCCGCGCCGTGGCCGACGGGGATGACTACGTTCTCGACGGATCGAAGCTCTTCATCACCAACGGCCCCATCGCCGACTTCTTGGTCGTGGTGGCCTCGACGGCGCCCGAGCAGCGGCTGAAAGGGCTCTCGCTCTTTCTCGTGGAGCGCAATCGGCCGGGCTTCCGTGTGGCGGGATCGCTCTCGAAGCTGGGCGTGCGCGCCTCGGAGATGGCCGAGCTCGTCTTCGAGGACTGCCGCCTGCCGCGCGAGAACCGGATCGGAAGAGAGAACCGGGGGTTCCTCGACGCCCTTCGGACCCTGACCCTCGGCCGAATCGCCTCGGCAGCCTTCGCCACGGGCGTGGCCCGCGCGGCCTTCGAAGCCACTCTGGCGTACGCCGGAGAGCGGGTACAGTTCGGGCAGCCCATCGGCTCCTTCCAGGCTGTGCGCTTCGGCATCGCGGACATGGCCGTGCAGGTCGAGGCCGCGCGCCTGCTCTGCCACCGCGCCGCCATTGCCGCGGACCGGGGCCTCCCCCACGGCCGCGAGGCCAACATGGCGAAGCTCTACGCCACGGAGGCCTGCACGCGCATCGTGGAGCGCGCACTCCACTACCACGGTGCCGCGGGCTTCATGTCCGAGTCGCCGATCCAGCGCTTCTACCGCGACTGCAAGGTCTTCGAGCTCGGCGAGGGCTCGAGCGAGCTTCAGCGCGACATGATCGCGCGAGAGCTCGGCCTGTAAGGCGAGAAGAAGCCACCCGTGAGAGGGTTCGGGTTCTTCGATCGGGCAGTCCGGGAACGCGAACGCGAGCGGTGGATCCAGGCGCGCCCGCCGGGTCCACTCGACGGGCGCGATCCAGAGGCCGTCCCCGGCGGTCCGAGCCGGCTCGTCGTCGCCCGGGACGACGACGCCCTCGACGCCTCCGGTGCGCCGTGCGGGGACGTCATCCGCGAGGTGCTCGCTCGCGGCCTCTCTGTCCTCACCGGGGAGCCGGATGAGCGGACCGCATGGGCCTCCC contains:
- a CDS encoding amidohydrolase family protein; amino-acid sequence: MTESVGAIDAWATLVLPGTLDRWPAEFIHIFKRYGTLELFERGMTTEEMIDHMDAAGVERLMLSAFGYGDVEIIRNEEVAEICGKHPDRFTGVGTVDPRGKPMDVVRQIGRLAKQLGLRGLRLEPYAYGDGMVGAPPNQKMYWPIYAKCVELSLPVAIQVGHTGPLLPSEAGRPIYLDEVALAFPELVILGCHIGQPWHEEMMILAWKHPNVYVETSARTPKHWPEEFVKFASTYGQDKVLWATDYPLLTFDRTLKELRELGVSDTAYRKIVRDNTIRAFGLEG
- a CDS encoding enoyl-CoA hydratase-related protein → MTAPLRLESKDGIATITLAQPERMNALSFGMLDALVDALDTVRRSDDRVLVLGAEGRAFCAGADRSEMTLRKPAEWEPIVDHYLDPVRRIADLDIPVIAKLQGDTVGGGFGLAIACDFRIAVEGIRLGAPFVRIGLAGCDMSAGYYLPRLIPLGAATEMMMTGKLVRTDEALALGLVHRVVAAEDLDTEVEALAERLRSGPPIALAFTKRAIRRSLDLDRDAEFDYEVFAQVNCIQTEDHQEGVRAFFDEKRAPVFKGR
- a CDS encoding acyl-CoA dehydrogenase family protein, with product MAEPDFYLSDEQRELQRTLREFVAKEIAPIAAACDAEERYPVKLFPKLGELGYLGLRFPEEVGGSGGSCLDYAILCEELAYGSAGIALGIYVHMALACAALEAFGSETLKKTWLPPALRGEKIGAWAFAEAGAGSDAGSVATRAVADGDDYVLDGSKLFITNGPIADFLVVVASTAPEQRLKGLSLFLVERNRPGFRVAGSLSKLGVRASEMAELVFEDCRLPRENRIGRENRGFLDALRTLTLGRIASAAFATGVARAAFEATLAYAGERVQFGQPIGSFQAVRFGIADMAVQVEAARLLCHRAAIAADRGLPHGREANMAKLYATEACTRIVERALHYHGAAGFMSESPIQRFYRDCKVFELGEGSSELQRDMIARELGL